One Telluria mixta DNA window includes the following coding sequences:
- a CDS encoding DUF6250 domain-containing protein: protein MRLLPLLLIALAGAAQADECTAWGRPGAVLFQDDFSGPQTGWVVEYARKPGNVVENRDGRLLMDVDGGATVWLDRPLTGNVQISFMRRVIVDGGKNDRLSDLNVFWMARDPKRADLFTRSGKFEDYDDLTLYYVGIGGNRNTTTRLRRYGDGVRALIAEYTDGAHLLAPNRDYRIEVAVYEGCTRVRVDGNTWFTYRDPRPLRSGWFGLRTTWSRQTVDDLKIQRLD, encoded by the coding sequence ATGAGGCTCCTGCCACTGCTCCTGATTGCGCTGGCCGGTGCAGCGCAGGCCGACGAGTGTACCGCGTGGGGCCGCCCCGGTGCGGTGCTGTTCCAGGACGATTTCTCCGGACCGCAGACGGGCTGGGTGGTCGAGTATGCGCGCAAGCCGGGCAATGTCGTCGAGAACCGCGACGGGCGGCTGCTGATGGACGTGGACGGCGGTGCCACCGTGTGGCTGGATCGGCCGCTGACCGGCAACGTGCAGATCAGCTTTATGCGCCGCGTGATCGTGGACGGCGGGAAGAATGACCGGCTGTCCGACCTGAACGTGTTCTGGATGGCGCGCGATCCGAAACGCGCCGACCTGTTCACGCGCAGCGGCAAGTTCGAAGACTACGACGACCTCACGCTGTACTACGTGGGCATCGGCGGCAACCGCAACACGACGACGCGCCTGCGCCGCTATGGCGACGGCGTCCGGGCCCTGATCGCCGAATACACCGACGGCGCGCACCTCTTGGCCCCGAACCGCGACTATCGCATCGAGGTCGCGGTCTACGAAGGCTGCACGCGCGTGCGCGTGGACGGCAATACCTGGTTCACGTACCGCGACCCGCGCCCGCTGAGGAGCGGCTGGTTCGGCCTGCGCACGACATGGTCGCGCCAGACGGTGGACGATCTGAAAATACAACGACTCGACTGA
- a CDS encoding metallophosphoesterase, protein MRIQLFSDLHLERDPGFQPTIFADTDVVVLAGDIGSYQARSRLDTDDFGLGRFAPSATGAPARVLYVPGNHEFDGLEFDATQARLRATCAALDITWLDREIVTIGDVRFIGTTLWADFDALAVSETDIGRQLKQREKAFRAANYYLSGNTTLVDGVPLLAEGQRELSFACQAWLRDALATPFDGTTVAVTHYAPTLRSADPRYGISPGTAGFCNALDDLLPFADVWMHGHLHCANDYVVEGTGWRCRVVANPLGYANKGEQAAFREDLVIEV, encoded by the coding sequence ATGCGTATCCAGCTCTTTTCCGACCTTCACCTCGAACGCGATCCCGGGTTCCAGCCGACCATCTTCGCCGACACGGACGTCGTCGTCCTTGCCGGCGACATCGGGTCGTACCAGGCCCGCTCGCGCCTGGACACCGACGACTTCGGCCTCGGGCGCTTCGCCCCATCCGCCACGGGCGCTCCTGCCCGTGTGCTGTACGTCCCGGGCAACCACGAATTCGACGGCCTCGAGTTCGACGCCACGCAGGCACGCCTGCGCGCGACCTGCGCCGCGCTGGACATCACATGGCTCGACCGCGAGATCGTCACCATCGGCGACGTCCGCTTCATCGGCACGACCTTGTGGGCCGACTTCGACGCGCTGGCCGTGAGCGAGACCGACATCGGCCGCCAGCTCAAGCAGCGCGAAAAGGCGTTCCGCGCCGCGAATTATTACCTGAGCGGGAACACGACGCTCGTCGATGGCGTGCCGCTGCTGGCGGAAGGCCAGCGCGAACTGTCGTTCGCCTGCCAGGCGTGGCTGCGCGACGCACTCGCCACGCCGTTCGACGGCACCACCGTCGCCGTCACCCACTACGCCCCGACCCTGCGCAGCGCCGACCCGCGCTACGGCATCTCGCCCGGCACGGCGGGGTTCTGCAATGCGCTGGACGACCTGCTGCCGTTCGCCGACGTGTGGATGCACGGCCACCTGCATTGTGCGAACGACTACGTCGTCGAAGGCACGGGCTGGCGCTGCCGGGTGGTCGCGAATCCGCTCGGCTATGCGAACAAGGGCGAGCAGGCGGCGTTCCGGGAAGATCTCGTGATCGAGGTCTGA
- a CDS encoding glycoside hydrolase family 88/105 protein, whose protein sequence is MKNRLKPCVAGALAACALSASAQQAPAPQEKGPAAADAMLHALDVHYPTPYRAMDAAEVKAVLDRVFDYLDKATPAEVIDQRTGAPIADLAKPDPNAVLKPGDFRLTSYEWGVTYTGMLAAGAATGDRRYTDYAIRRHELLARLTKTWLPVVQADREHAAAPIKSFLNPHALDDAGALCQSFLKAKLEGSPVDYSQMIPICGDFVTKKEYRLKDGTLARGGPDGRGGVKMRPLPDTLWLDDMFMGVPTIAWLGKATGDTRHYDDAARQVLQFSKRMFNRSLGIYMHGYVEGSRDHPEMHWARANGWAVMAMVEVLEVLPKTHKDYKAVLEQLRAHVKGLAGYQTKDGFWHQLIDRNDTYQETSATAIYTYAIARAVNRGYVDAQAYGPMANLAWNAVASKVQPNGQIEGICVGTGMAFDPAFYAYRPTSVKAAHGYGPTLLAGAEIIAMNRKFKFGLNDSGLMYQGVR, encoded by the coding sequence TTGAAGAACCGTTTGAAGCCATGCGTCGCAGGGGCACTGGCTGCGTGCGCGCTGTCCGCATCCGCCCAGCAGGCGCCGGCCCCGCAGGAAAAGGGCCCGGCCGCGGCCGACGCCATGCTGCACGCGCTGGATGTGCATTACCCGACGCCCTACCGCGCGATGGATGCGGCCGAGGTCAAGGCCGTGCTGGACCGCGTGTTCGATTACCTGGACAAGGCGACGCCGGCCGAGGTGATCGACCAGCGCACGGGCGCGCCCATCGCCGACCTGGCGAAGCCGGATCCGAACGCCGTGCTGAAGCCGGGCGACTTCCGCCTGACCAGCTATGAATGGGGCGTCACCTACACGGGCATGCTGGCCGCGGGCGCCGCCACGGGCGACCGCCGCTACACGGACTACGCGATCAGGCGCCACGAGCTGCTGGCGCGGCTGACGAAGACCTGGCTCCCCGTCGTCCAGGCGGACCGCGAGCATGCCGCCGCCCCCATCAAGAGCTTCCTGAACCCGCATGCGCTGGACGATGCCGGCGCGCTGTGCCAGAGCTTCCTGAAGGCGAAGCTGGAGGGATCGCCGGTCGATTACTCGCAGATGATTCCGATCTGCGGCGACTTCGTCACGAAAAAGGAATACCGGCTGAAGGACGGCACGCTGGCGCGGGGCGGTCCGGACGGCCGCGGCGGCGTGAAAATGCGGCCGCTGCCGGACACGCTGTGGCTGGACGACATGTTCATGGGCGTGCCCACGATCGCGTGGCTGGGCAAGGCGACGGGCGACACGCGCCATTACGACGACGCGGCGCGCCAGGTGCTGCAGTTCTCGAAGCGCATGTTCAACCGGAGTCTCGGCATCTACATGCACGGCTACGTCGAAGGCTCGCGCGACCATCCGGAGATGCATTGGGCGCGGGCGAACGGCTGGGCGGTGATGGCCATGGTCGAGGTGCTGGAAGTGCTGCCGAAGACGCACAAGGATTACAAGGCCGTGCTGGAACAGCTGCGCGCACACGTCAAGGGCCTCGCCGGCTACCAGACGAAGGACGGCTTCTGGCACCAGCTCATCGACCGCAACGACACGTACCAGGAGACGTCCGCCACCGCGATCTACACGTACGCCATCGCACGTGCCGTCAACCGCGGCTATGTCGACGCGCAGGCCTACGGTCCGATGGCCAACCTCGCGTGGAATGCCGTCGCGAGCAAGGTGCAGCCGAACGGGCAGATCGAAGGGATTTGCGTCGGCACGGGGATGGCGTTCGATCCCGCGTTCTATGCGTACCGGCCGACGAGCGTGAAGGCGGCGCACGGGTACGGGCCGACCCTGCTGGCGGGGGCGGAGATCATCGCGATGAACCGCAAGTTCAAGTTCGGCCTGAACGACAGCGGGTTGATGTACCAGGGCGTGCGTTGA
- a CDS encoding phage tail protein, with product MKTPTTIHHRIAACAAVMLGALPLAAGACGSEPYVGEVCTFAFDWCPQGYLPADGRSLTIQQNQLIFALISYQYGGSGNNFNLPDLRGRSTVGIGQGQNFANVALAQKVGQQQLTLTPAQTPVAPHAHPAAFVPVVGPVDVAIPASQGNLGVAATLPVGTSSSGATAVPASGQNYLTAISGQIGASTVAVKGPYTTTKPSAATLPADVTLTGSAGSAAATVKVNMVTGGTVTVQNNQPVAAGQAVSTQSPGLGMTVCIAVLGLYPQRP from the coding sequence ATGAAGACTCCCACCACCATCCACCACCGCATTGCCGCCTGTGCCGCCGTCATGTTGGGCGCGCTTCCGCTGGCCGCCGGTGCCTGCGGCTCGGAGCCGTATGTCGGGGAGGTGTGCACGTTCGCATTCGACTGGTGTCCACAGGGTTACCTCCCGGCCGACGGCCGCTCGCTGACGATCCAGCAGAACCAGCTTATCTTTGCGCTCATCAGTTATCAGTACGGAGGCAGCGGAAATAATTTCAACCTGCCCGACCTGCGCGGCCGTTCGACGGTCGGTATCGGCCAGGGCCAGAATTTCGCGAACGTCGCCCTGGCGCAAAAGGTCGGCCAGCAGCAACTGACGCTGACGCCGGCGCAGACCCCGGTGGCACCGCACGCGCACCCGGCCGCATTCGTGCCCGTCGTCGGCCCGGTCGACGTGGCCATCCCGGCCAGTCAGGGCAATCTCGGCGTCGCCGCCACGCTGCCGGTCGGCACGTCGTCATCCGGCGCCACGGCGGTGCCGGCGTCCGGCCAGAATTACCTGACCGCGATCAGCGGCCAGATCGGCGCGAGCACCGTCGCCGTGAAAGGCCCATACACGACCACGAAGCCGTCGGCGGCGACCTTGCCGGCCGACGTCACGTTGACCGGCAGCGCCGGCAGCGCCGCTGCGACGGTGAAGGTCAACATGGTGACGGGCGGTACGGTCACCGTCCAGAACAATCAACCCGTGGCCGCGGGCCAGGCCGTGTCCACCCAGTCCCCGGGGCTAGGGATGACCGTGTGTATCGCGGTCCTCGGTCTCTATCCCCAACGGCCCTGA
- a CDS encoding nuclear transport factor 2 family protein: MSDTNTQKETAMDFLRLTARGQVDDAFARYAAPGFRHHNPHFAADAATLQAAMKENAGRFPHMVFEVQRALCDGPLVAVHSRAVLEEGGAELAIVHILRFEDGRIAEMWDIAQAAPVPMANRDGMF; encoded by the coding sequence ATGAGCGACACGAACACACAGAAAGAAACGGCAATGGACTTCCTTCGGTTGACCGCGCGCGGCCAGGTCGACGACGCGTTCGCGCGTTACGCGGCGCCGGGTTTCCGCCACCACAATCCGCATTTCGCGGCCGATGCGGCGACCCTGCAGGCGGCCATGAAGGAGAACGCGGGACGGTTCCCGCACATGGTGTTCGAGGTGCAGCGCGCGCTCTGCGACGGCCCGCTGGTGGCCGTGCATTCGCGCGCGGTACTGGAGGAAGGGGGAGCGGAACTGGCGATCGTCCACATCCTGCGTTTCGAGGACGGACGGATCGCGGAGATGTGGGACATCGCCCAGGCGGCGCCCGTCCCGATGGCGAACCGGGACGGGATGTTCTAG
- a CDS encoding DUF4347 domain-containing protein, which yields MYRQTSSHLVSHAVQPREIAFIDSALDDRALLAAALRPGVAVVEFGGGQDGLAQLALWADGQADYDAIHVLCHGEPGRLALGGHALDLDGLGRPEAAAALAALGAALTPGGALLLYACSVGAGDVGRRFVTALAQATGAAVAASEVPTGAAARGGDWALAVRTGTVFVPLAVDVARAVAWPHLMAGVAFDLSAGTRDDNTDLAGAVTETIGGLTMSAIAIPLPGQFDNDAYIWDTTQFGDFVPSGTWSYIATSNNSVMLISQMGVTASVTVTFSQALALNSLDFADAMDLSGARLRITATNTGDTTVVDVPAHADCHVVLNWVGVTGFTITNELGSALDPLIMDNIVVTPGATPTTTVTTASLSADTGASSTDFVTKTAAQTISGTLSGLLASGEAVQISYDNGAHWQNAGTYTVGSNTWSTTTTLAGSGTMQVRVTNAYGGSTAYSHTYTMDTTAPNAPSTPDLGSASDSGASNSDNITANVTPVITGTAESGSTVTLYDTDGTTVLGTATAAGGSWSIPASALGQGSHTLTAKATDLAGNVSNASSGLAVTIDTAAPASLALSASSLVAANAGSGASVGTLSAIDATAVTYAFAVGNGTNDADNGQFAVSGTTLSVGGSALTAGTYHVYLSATDAAGNVGYLAQTITVQSVPAVSSIVRGAAQVRAWLDRRRRSTTRSRSARAYRVSTRAISR from the coding sequence ATGTATCGCCAGACTTCCTCCCACCTCGTTTCTCATGCCGTCCAGCCAAGGGAAATCGCATTCATCGACAGCGCGCTGGACGACCGCGCGCTCCTCGCCGCGGCCTTGCGGCCCGGCGTGGCGGTCGTCGAATTCGGCGGCGGCCAGGACGGTCTGGCGCAACTGGCCCTGTGGGCGGATGGACAGGCGGACTACGACGCCATCCACGTCCTCTGCCACGGCGAACCGGGCCGCCTGGCGCTTGGCGGGCACGCGCTCGACCTGGACGGTCTCGGGCGGCCGGAGGCGGCAGCGGCGCTGGCGGCGCTCGGCGCTGCGTTGACGCCTGGCGGCGCGCTGTTGCTGTACGCCTGCTCGGTGGGCGCGGGCGACGTCGGCCGGCGTTTCGTGACGGCGCTGGCGCAAGCGACCGGTGCGGCCGTGGCGGCGTCCGAGGTCCCGACCGGTGCGGCCGCGCGGGGCGGCGACTGGGCACTGGCGGTGCGCACGGGGACGGTCTTCGTGCCGCTGGCGGTGGACGTGGCGCGTGCGGTTGCGTGGCCGCATTTGATGGCAGGCGTCGCCTTCGACCTGTCGGCCGGTACGCGGGACGACAATACCGACCTCGCGGGCGCCGTCACGGAAACGATCGGCGGCCTGACCATGTCCGCCATCGCAATCCCGCTTCCTGGCCAATTCGACAACGACGCCTATATCTGGGACACCACCCAATTTGGCGACTTCGTGCCAAGCGGCACGTGGTCCTACATTGCGACGAGCAACAACAGCGTCATGTTGATCAGCCAGATGGGGGTCACCGCGTCGGTGACGGTGACCTTCAGCCAGGCCCTGGCGTTGAACTCGCTCGACTTTGCCGACGCCATGGACCTCTCCGGGGCGAGACTACGCATCACTGCCACGAACACCGGCGACACGACCGTCGTCGACGTACCCGCGCACGCCGATTGCCACGTCGTCCTGAACTGGGTCGGCGTGACGGGATTCACGATCACCAACGAGCTCGGGTCGGCGCTGGACCCGCTCATCATGGACAACATCGTCGTCACGCCGGGCGCCACGCCCACGACGACGGTCACCACCGCGTCGCTGTCGGCCGACACCGGCGCGAGCAGCACCGACTTCGTGACGAAAACGGCGGCGCAGACCATCAGCGGCACGCTGAGCGGCCTGCTGGCGAGCGGCGAAGCCGTGCAGATCTCCTACGACAACGGCGCCCACTGGCAGAACGCGGGCACTTACACGGTCGGCAGCAATACCTGGTCCACGACCACGACGCTGGCCGGCAGCGGCACGATGCAGGTGCGCGTGACCAACGCCTACGGCGGCAGCACGGCGTACAGCCACACGTACACGATGGATACGACGGCGCCCAACGCACCGTCGACGCCCGACCTGGGCAGCGCGAGCGACAGCGGGGCGTCGAACAGCGATAACATCACCGCGAACGTTACGCCCGTCATCACCGGCACGGCGGAAAGCGGCAGCACGGTCACGCTGTACGATACCGACGGCACGACGGTGCTGGGCACGGCGACGGCCGCGGGCGGATCGTGGTCGATCCCAGCCAGCGCATTGGGGCAGGGCAGTCATACGCTGACTGCGAAAGCGACCGATCTGGCGGGCAACGTGTCCAACGCGTCGTCGGGGTTGGCGGTGACGATCGATACGGCGGCGCCCGCGAGCCTCGCGCTGAGCGCATCGAGCCTCGTTGCGGCGAACGCCGGCAGCGGCGCTAGCGTCGGCACGCTGTCCGCGATCGATGCGACGGCCGTGACGTATGCCTTCGCGGTCGGCAATGGCACCAACGATGCCGACAACGGCCAGTTCGCCGTGTCGGGGACGACGCTGAGCGTCGGCGGCTCGGCGCTCACCGCCGGGACGTACCACGTCTATCTCTCCGCAACGGATGCCGCCGGCAACGTCGGTTATCTCGCGCAAACCATCACCGTGCAATCGGTCCCCGCCGTCAGTTCGATCGTGCGCGGGGCGGCGCAGGTGCGGGCGTGGCTGGATCGGCGACGTCGGTCGACTACACGGTCACGTTCAGCGAGAGCGTATCGGGTGTCGACGCGAGCGATTTCGCGTTGA